The Lacipirellula parvula genome window below encodes:
- a CDS encoding sulfatase-like hydrolase/transferase produces the protein MPSLNPAKRTKSQGPTWRTLRFRLAVWNAIVVIITALVTLIGLRQGVRWALVHELDQVLIDDAHEIVLSINSVHHGNLESLKTDLERMAQSHEHRGWYVKLVDDRGDQLWATQDARPRLPRPNIDEDATPVTFEGYRIVQMRAPHAIDGVAGIRVGATLDRINEDMARIDRWVLLAAAAVLLAAPIGGYWLASRAVHTLGEIITTAARLRPNHLEERLIIRGSGDELDQLAETINSLLDRIAAYLNVKRDFLANAAHELRTPLAAIRSSVEVALNGARSPEEYEDLMVDVIEECGALEALVNQLLLLSETEAELPVAQFQRVDLNDLTFKAVDMFSGVAEARGVKLRVGRVDYALVEGNRNHLRQVLNNLLDNAVKYTPAGGEVTVEAIVDGTSVRLSIADTGTGISNEEQQHIFQRFFRAESARTRSPGVGGTGLGLSICQSVVHNHGGEIAFNSVIDRGTTFTVTLPLADSATTEESPFQGSGMTRVVSILFGLSAILINVAPLQAAEPAGVARPNIVLIYADDLGYGDVSINGGKIPTPNIDKLAQQGLAFRDAHSSAPTCTPSRFALLTGQYAFRQEGTGILPGDANLIIKPGTPTIASLLQSVGYKTGVIGKWHLGLGEGKVNWNEPIKPSPEQIGFDEHFIIAATGDRVPCVYVSGGRVVDLDPADPIEVSYAERIDLSPSGAEQPEKLKQRWSHGHDQSIVNGISRIGWMTGGEQARWIDEEMADVIAGQGVDFIERHHAEPFFLFFATQDIHVPRVPHSRFAGKSGHGLRGDAIMQLDWTVGQVLDSLEKHNLADNTLVIFSSDNGPVLDDGYVDQANELLGEHDPNGPYRAGKYSAFEGGTRVPFFVRWPARVPAGGTTGALFGQVDLAATLSALAGAKIPTGACQDSRDELDALLGEDKTGRPHLVHEGRDPHSLRMGPWKFVPAGPSRDSLNPGPPTKVAKKGALYNLSAEFDETTNLVNKHPEQAATMRKKLRAIATSPDRS, from the coding sequence ATGCCGTCGTTGAATCCCGCCAAACGCACGAAGTCTCAGGGGCCGACGTGGCGGACTTTGCGGTTTCGACTCGCCGTCTGGAACGCCATCGTCGTCATTATCACGGCGCTGGTGACGCTGATCGGCCTGCGCCAAGGAGTGCGCTGGGCGCTCGTGCACGAACTCGACCAGGTGCTCATCGACGATGCGCATGAAATTGTGCTTTCGATCAACTCGGTGCATCACGGCAATTTGGAGTCGCTGAAGACCGACCTGGAGCGCATGGCGCAAAGCCACGAGCATCGTGGTTGGTATGTGAAGCTGGTCGACGATCGCGGCGATCAGCTATGGGCGACTCAAGATGCGCGTCCGCGATTGCCGCGGCCCAATATCGATGAGGATGCAACTCCGGTGACTTTTGAGGGGTATCGCATCGTGCAGATGCGGGCTCCCCATGCGATCGACGGCGTGGCCGGCATCCGCGTCGGCGCCACGCTCGATCGCATCAACGAGGACATGGCGCGGATCGATCGCTGGGTGTTGCTGGCCGCCGCCGCGGTGCTGTTGGCGGCGCCGATTGGCGGGTACTGGCTTGCGTCTCGCGCCGTGCACACCTTGGGCGAGATCATCACCACCGCCGCGAGATTGCGCCCCAACCACCTCGAAGAACGCTTGATCATTCGCGGCTCAGGCGACGAACTCGATCAGCTTGCCGAGACGATCAACAGCCTCCTCGATCGTATTGCTGCGTACTTGAACGTAAAACGCGACTTCTTGGCGAACGCGGCGCATGAACTGCGGACGCCGCTTGCCGCGATTCGGAGTTCGGTCGAAGTCGCCCTCAACGGCGCTCGCTCTCCCGAGGAATACGAAGACCTGATGGTCGATGTGATCGAAGAGTGCGGCGCGCTCGAAGCGCTCGTCAATCAGTTGCTGCTGCTGTCCGAAACCGAGGCGGAGCTTCCGGTGGCTCAGTTTCAACGCGTTGATTTGAACGACCTGACTTTCAAAGCAGTCGACATGTTCTCTGGCGTTGCGGAAGCTCGCGGGGTGAAACTGCGCGTCGGCCGCGTCGACTACGCGCTGGTCGAAGGGAACCGCAACCATCTCCGGCAGGTGCTCAACAACCTGCTCGACAACGCCGTGAAGTACACTCCTGCCGGCGGCGAGGTGACAGTCGAGGCGATCGTCGACGGGACGAGCGTGCGGCTCAGCATTGCGGACACGGGAACCGGCATCTCGAACGAAGAGCAGCAGCACATTTTTCAACGATTTTTCCGCGCGGAATCGGCTCGCACGCGCAGCCCCGGCGTCGGCGGCACGGGGTTGGGGCTTAGCATCTGTCAGTCGGTGGTTCATAATCACGGCGGCGAGATTGCGTTCAACAGCGTGATCGATCGGGGCACGACCTTCACGGTGACGTTGCCGCTCGCCGATAGTGCGACCACTGAAGAGAGTCCCTTCCAAGGCAGCGGCATGACACGCGTCGTTTCGATTCTGTTCGGTCTGTCCGCTATACTGATCAACGTAGCGCCGCTGCAGGCCGCGGAGCCGGCCGGCGTCGCGCGCCCTAACATCGTGTTGATTTACGCCGACGATCTCGGCTACGGCGACGTCTCGATCAACGGCGGCAAGATTCCGACGCCGAACATCGACAAGCTCGCCCAGCAAGGGCTTGCGTTTCGCGACGCGCACTCCTCGGCGCCAACCTGTACGCCGTCACGGTTCGCGTTGCTGACGGGGCAGTATGCGTTTCGCCAGGAAGGGACCGGCATCTTGCCCGGCGATGCGAACCTCATTATCAAGCCTGGTACGCCAACGATCGCGAGCTTGCTGCAGAGCGTCGGCTACAAGACTGGCGTGATCGGCAAGTGGCATCTCGGGCTCGGCGAAGGGAAGGTGAACTGGAATGAGCCGATCAAACCAAGTCCCGAGCAAATTGGCTTCGACGAACATTTTATCATTGCCGCCACGGGCGATCGTGTGCCTTGCGTTTACGTTTCCGGCGGTCGCGTCGTCGATCTCGATCCGGCCGATCCGATCGAAGTGAGCTATGCCGAGAGAATCGACCTGTCCCCGTCGGGCGCCGAGCAGCCGGAAAAGCTGAAGCAGCGCTGGTCGCATGGGCACGATCAGTCGATCGTCAACGGCATCTCCCGCATCGGTTGGATGACCGGCGGCGAGCAGGCTCGGTGGATCGACGAGGAGATGGCCGACGTGATCGCAGGGCAGGGCGTCGACTTTATCGAGCGGCATCATGCCGAGCCGTTTTTCCTGTTCTTCGCCACGCAAGACATCCATGTACCGCGCGTGCCTCACTCGCGCTTCGCAGGCAAGAGCGGCCACGGCCTCCGCGGCGATGCGATCATGCAACTCGATTGGACCGTAGGCCAAGTGCTCGACTCGCTCGAGAAGCACAACCTCGCCGACAACACGCTCGTGATCTTCAGCTCCGACAACGGGCCGGTGCTCGACGACGGTTACGTCGACCAAGCGAACGAGTTGCTCGGCGAGCACGATCCTAATGGACCGTACCGTGCCGGGAAGTACTCGGCGTTCGAAGGGGGAACCCGCGTGCCGTTCTTCGTTCGCTGGCCCGCCCGCGTGCCGGCCGGCGGGACGACCGGCGCGCTGTTTGGGCAGGTCGACCTCGCGGCAACGCTGTCGGCGCTTGCCGGCGCGAAGATTCCGACCGGTGCTTGCCAAGACAGCCGCGACGAACTCGACGCGCTGCTCGGCGAGGATAAGACCGGCCGGCCGCATCTGGTGCATGAAGGCCGCGATCCGCACTCGCTGCGGATGGGACCTTGGAAGTTCGTCCCTGCGGGACCGTCGCGCGACAGCCTCAACCCTGGGCCGCCGACGAAGGTTGCCAAAAAGGGCGCGCTCTACAACCTCTCCGCCGAGTTCGACGAGACGACGAACCTCGTCAACAAGCATCCGGAGCAGGCCGCAACGATGAGAAAGAAGTTACGAGCAATCGCAACGTCTCCAGACCGCTCTTAG
- a CDS encoding response regulator transcription factor, translating into MEVLVVEDDDILGKAIRRGLEDAGHRCTLAATGAKGLDVVVAQKCDAVVLDLMLPDQSGIDVLRTIRSQGIRTPVIILTALGSVEERVDGLNAGADDYLIKPFSFPELLARLSAVARRAHNLTAQSLCVGPLSLDLATRRVTRDGQEIDLTPTEFSLLEFLMRNAGQVLTRKMLSEHLWDSNWEGVTNVIEVHITRLRGKIDRDFGEPLLQTVRGRGYVLKGV; encoded by the coding sequence ATGGAAGTCCTTGTCGTAGAAGATGACGACATTCTCGGGAAAGCGATTCGCCGCGGTCTCGAAGACGCCGGTCATCGTTGCACGCTCGCCGCCACCGGGGCGAAGGGGCTCGACGTCGTCGTCGCCCAGAAGTGCGACGCCGTCGTCCTCGACCTGATGCTCCCGGATCAGTCGGGTATCGACGTGCTCCGCACCATCCGCAGCCAGGGAATCCGCACGCCGGTGATCATCCTGACTGCCTTGGGCTCTGTGGAGGAACGCGTCGACGGCCTGAACGCCGGCGCCGACGACTATCTAATCAAGCCATTTTCGTTTCCCGAACTGCTCGCGCGGCTCTCGGCCGTGGCACGGCGCGCCCACAATCTGACGGCTCAGAGTCTGTGCGTCGGGCCGCTGTCGCTCGACTTGGCGACGCGTCGGGTTACGCGCGACGGTCAAGAAATCGATCTCACCCCAACCGAGTTCAGCCTGCTTGAGTTCCTGATGCGGAACGCGGGGCAAGTGCTGACCCGCAAGATGCTGAGCGAGCATCTGTGGGATTCGAATTGGGAAGGCGTGACCAACGTGATCGAAGTCCACATCACGCGACTGCGCGGGAAGATCGATCGCGACTTCGGCGAGCCGTTGTTGCAAACCGTCCGCGGTCGGGGCTACGTGCTCAAGGGCGTCTAA
- a CDS encoding PSD1 and planctomycete cytochrome C domain-containing protein has protein sequence MRDALRRLRNTHVARKLWRRAPVSLLALSLSSLLAVSFARADEAALDPAAVEFFETRIRPVLVEHCYSCHSAAAGSPKGDFRLDSAEHLRNGGPGGAVIEPGNPAESTLISALKYESYEMPPSGKLSDEIIADFEQWVAMGAPDPRNEAATADEAPTVDPRNHWSLKAPQKVAAPAVADRAWTRTVIDAFILARLEAANVKPSPAADPRTLLRRLHFDLTGLPPTAAELEQFAANSSDAEYEQAVDRLLASPQFGERWGRYWLDVARYADTKGYCFQEDRNYPNAFKYRDWVISAFNGDMPFDRFVVNQIAADQSGDPNAAAASGFLTLGRRFLNDSQLINDDRIDLMTRGLMGLSVACARCHDHKYDAIPTADYYSLYGVLASCTETPRDDLPAAMADAPQPATQHIFLRGNNGSPGPEVTRHFLSCFAEGEPQPFQNGSGRLELANAIASRNNPLTARVWVNRVWGRLIGRGIVATPSDFGVRGEAPTHPELLDWLAVTFMDESWSTKRLIRRIVTSNVYRQSSAPRPDCHEVDPTNALLARMNRRRLDMESLRDGLLQAAGRLDVTMGGPSVQLTTAPYSNRRAIYGFIERQNLPAFFRTFDFANPNTPAAARPQTASPSQALFMLNSPFAIEQARGLAERSAAVPENSPPLADTDRVSQLYQFALGRKPSVEEIAEAATFVAAGAQADAAAQVASQPRWQYGYGTYDPLSDRADFHQFPHFANGTWNGGEAFPEVEAGWAMLNVQGGHPGDATHAAIRRFTVPAAGTLRIEGELQRHAAEGNGVLGRIVSSARGRVGEWHVPTGGSATSVESFPVSAGDTIDLIVDSIENNHHHDTFFWRANITLTREDGSVEAWNTLDGIDGPRTAAPAPLDRWSQLAQVLLMCNEFAFVD, from the coding sequence ATGCGGGATGCGTTGCGACGATTGAGGAATACTCATGTTGCGCGGAAGCTTTGGCGCCGCGCTCCGGTATCGTTGCTGGCTCTCTCGCTGTCGTCACTGCTGGCTGTCTCCTTCGCTCGCGCCGATGAGGCCGCGCTCGACCCCGCGGCGGTCGAATTCTTCGAAACCCGCATCCGCCCCGTGCTGGTCGAGCATTGCTACTCGTGCCACTCCGCTGCGGCCGGTTCGCCGAAGGGCGACTTCCGGCTCGACTCGGCCGAGCATCTCCGCAACGGCGGCCCCGGCGGCGCGGTGATTGAACCCGGCAATCCGGCCGAGAGCACGCTCATCTCGGCGCTCAAGTACGAATCGTACGAGATGCCGCCGTCGGGCAAGCTCTCCGACGAGATCATTGCCGACTTCGAACAATGGGTGGCGATGGGCGCCCCCGACCCGCGCAATGAAGCGGCCACTGCCGACGAGGCGCCGACGGTCGACCCGCGCAATCATTGGTCGCTCAAGGCCCCGCAAAAAGTCGCGGCGCCCGCAGTCGCCGATCGCGCGTGGACGCGCACGGTGATTGATGCGTTCATCCTCGCGCGGCTCGAAGCGGCGAATGTCAAACCATCGCCCGCCGCCGATCCGCGAACGCTACTCCGTCGGCTCCACTTCGATCTCACTGGTCTGCCGCCAACCGCCGCCGAGTTGGAGCAATTCGCCGCTAACTCCAGCGACGCCGAGTACGAACAAGCCGTCGACCGGCTGCTCGCGTCGCCGCAGTTCGGCGAACGCTGGGGCCGCTACTGGCTCGACGTCGCCCGCTACGCCGACACAAAGGGCTACTGCTTTCAAGAAGACCGCAATTACCCGAACGCCTTCAAGTACCGCGATTGGGTGATCAGCGCGTTCAACGGCGATATGCCGTTCGACCGGTTCGTCGTCAATCAGATTGCCGCCGACCAGTCGGGTGATCCGAACGCCGCGGCCGCGAGCGGGTTCCTCACGCTCGGCCGGCGATTCCTCAACGATTCCCAACTAATCAACGACGATCGCATCGACTTGATGACCCGCGGGCTGATGGGGCTGAGCGTTGCGTGCGCTCGCTGCCACGATCACAAGTACGATGCGATTCCGACGGCCGACTACTATTCGCTCTACGGCGTGCTGGCGAGTTGCACCGAAACGCCGCGCGACGATCTGCCCGCGGCCATGGCCGACGCCCCGCAACCGGCGACGCAGCACATCTTCCTCCGCGGCAACAACGGGTCGCCGGGGCCGGAGGTGACACGGCACTTCCTCAGTTGCTTTGCCGAAGGCGAGCCGCAGCCATTTCAAAACGGCAGCGGCCGTCTGGAACTCGCCAACGCGATCGCCAGCCGCAACAACCCGCTCACCGCTCGCGTGTGGGTGAACCGCGTGTGGGGCAGGCTGATCGGCCGCGGCATCGTGGCGACGCCGAGCGACTTCGGCGTTCGCGGCGAGGCGCCGACGCACCCCGAACTGCTCGATTGGCTCGCGGTCACGTTCATGGATGAGTCGTGGTCGACGAAGCGGCTCATCCGCCGCATCGTGACGTCGAACGTCTACCGCCAGTCAAGCGCCCCGCGGCCCGATTGCCACGAGGTCGACCCGACGAACGCGCTGTTGGCCCGCATGAATCGCCGCCGACTCGACATGGAATCGCTTCGCGACGGCTTGCTGCAGGCAGCTGGCCGGCTCGACGTGACGATGGGCGGTCCGTCGGTGCAGCTCACGACCGCTCCTTATTCGAATCGCCGCGCGATCTACGGCTTCATCGAACGCCAGAACCTGCCGGCGTTCTTCCGCACATTCGACTTCGCGAATCCGAACACCCCCGCCGCGGCCCGTCCGCAAACGGCGTCGCCGAGCCAAGCGTTGTTCATGCTCAACAGCCCGTTCGCGATCGAGCAAGCGCGGGGCCTTGCCGAGCGGAGCGCCGCCGTGCCGGAGAACTCGCCGCCGCTGGCCGACACCGATCGCGTTTCGCAGCTCTATCAATTCGCGCTCGGACGCAAGCCAAGCGTCGAGGAAATCGCCGAGGCCGCCACGTTCGTCGCCGCCGGCGCCCAGGCCGATGCGGCCGCGCAGGTCGCCTCTCAGCCGCGGTGGCAGTATGGCTACGGCACGTACGATCCGCTGAGCGACCGCGCCGACTTCCATCAGTTCCCGCACTTCGCGAACGGAACTTGGAACGGCGGCGAAGCATTTCCCGAAGTCGAGGCCGGCTGGGCGATGCTCAACGTCCAAGGCGGGCATCCCGGCGACGCAACGCACGCCGCGATCCGCCGCTTCACCGTCCCCGCCGCCGGCACGCTGCGGATCGAAGGCGAACTGCAGCGGCACGCCGCCGAAGGTAACGGCGTGCTGGGGCGCATCGTCTCCAGCGCTCGCGGCCGCGTTGGCGAGTGGCATGTGCCGACCGGCGGCAGCGCAACGAGCGTGGAATCATTCCCCGTCAGCGCGGGCGACACGATCGACCTGATCGTCGATTCGATCGAAAACAATCACCACCACGACACGTTCTTCTGGCGAGCGAATATTACTCTCACCCGCGAAGACGGCTCAGTGGAAGCTTGGAACACGCTCGACGGCATCGACGGCCCGCGCACCGCCGCGCCGGCGCCGCTCGACCGCTGGTCGCAACTGGCGCAGGTGCTGTTGATGTGTAATGAGTTTGCGTTTGTGGATTGA
- a CDS encoding dockerin type I domain-containing protein, whose translation MLSHQASPSTKLSGLFAAGLFVVLSSAPAAHAAITWDGQANTQWWFDPVNWNANSNANNVLPPIDPIASGDTQINIGTTGAWNLTGEGVVYDPANDPFFTSASSVTFPTGSPLVSTPGVMRDYGPETIYRLYITRNQTNTNILTIKSGDLVIESTTIIGRSGSTAEAANLGKIVQTGGSLRLPTATLDLGQRETSGWGNGTYDYRGGVLEVQQAGGTQGIRLSAGSSTNGTGGKGRFIMHNPSTAGHVRTFDFTLAADGNNGDGITTGVATVEFHFENGGTRPIQVDRNLTINNGLDADSIGTRSSRLELVLDSAPMLTAGVPQNLGLFDVNFGGTFSGIINGTGDLDGDAVFNDDRVFSNAAGSVHYRQGDTVSATFGNTKYNWTISYTGDITWTDPVAGSVAAVAGSGGTDVVLVGLSSETLAVDDADFNNDGTVDGKDFLIWQRGFGSGTNNGTGDANGNGAVDAADLTIWKSQFGGPAPGVAAVSAIPEPATMALAFVAMCGLLAVRRRTA comes from the coding sequence ATGCTTTCGCACCAAGCCTCGCCGTCGACGAAGCTTTCTGGATTGTTCGCCGCCGGGCTATTCGTCGTGTTGTCGTCGGCTCCTGCGGCCCACGCCGCCATCACCTGGGACGGCCAAGCCAACACGCAGTGGTGGTTTGATCCCGTCAACTGGAACGCCAACAGCAACGCCAATAACGTCCTGCCGCCGATTGATCCGATCGCCAGCGGCGATACGCAAATCAACATCGGCACCACTGGCGCCTGGAATCTCACCGGCGAGGGCGTCGTCTACGATCCCGCGAACGATCCCTTCTTCACCTCCGCCAGTTCCGTGACGTTCCCCACCGGCTCGCCGCTCGTGTCGACGCCCGGCGTCATGCGCGACTACGGCCCGGAGACGATCTACCGCCTCTACATCACTCGCAATCAAACCAACACGAACATCCTCACCATCAAGAGCGGCGATCTCGTCATCGAGAGCACGACGATCATCGGCCGCTCGGGGAGCACTGCCGAAGCGGCGAACCTCGGCAAGATTGTGCAGACGGGCGGTTCGCTGCGGCTGCCGACGGCGACGCTCGACCTTGGCCAGCGCGAAACCTCCGGTTGGGGCAACGGCACCTACGATTACCGCGGCGGCGTCCTCGAAGTGCAGCAGGCGGGCGGCACGCAGGGGATTCGCCTCTCGGCTGGCAGCTCGACCAACGGCACCGGCGGCAAGGGCCGGTTCATCATGCACAACCCCAGCACGGCAGGGCATGTCCGCACGTTCGACTTCACGCTCGCCGCCGACGGCAACAACGGCGACGGCATTACCACGGGCGTCGCGACGGTCGAGTTCCACTTCGAAAACGGCGGCACTCGGCCGATTCAGGTCGATCGCAACCTCACTATCAACAACGGCCTCGATGCGGACAGCATCGGTACGCGCTCCTCGCGACTCGAACTTGTACTCGACTCAGCGCCGATGCTCACGGCGGGCGTGCCGCAGAATCTCGGGCTGTTCGACGTCAACTTTGGCGGCACGTTCAGCGGCATCATCAACGGCACTGGCGACTTGGACGGCGACGCCGTCTTCAACGATGATCGCGTCTTCTCGAACGCCGCCGGCTCCGTCCACTATCGCCAGGGCGACACCGTTTCGGCGACGTTCGGCAACACGAAGTACAATTGGACGATCAGCTACACGGGCGACATCACCTGGACCGATCCCGTCGCCGGCTCGGTGGCGGCCGTCGCGGGCAGCGGCGGGACCGACGTCGTGCTCGTGGGCCTCAGTTCCGAAACGCTCGCCGTCGACGACGCCGACTTCAACAACGACGGCACGGTGGACGGCAAGGACTTTTTGATTTGGCAGCGCGGGTTCGGCTCGGGGACGAACAACGGAACCGGCGACGCGAACGGCAACGGCGCGGTCGACGCGGCCGATCTCACGATCTGGAAGAGCCAGTTCGGCGGCCCAGCGCCCGGCGTCGCCGCCGTTAGTGCGATCCCTGAGCCGGCGACGATGGCCCTGGCGTTCGTAGCGATGTGCGGGCTGCTCGCAGTGCGTCGCCGCACGGCTTAG
- a CDS encoding DUF1501 domain-containing protein: MPHQPRPEHLALTRRELLQRCGMGLGALSLGSMLAGEASSAEIANPLLPRVAHFPAKAKHVIHLFMNGGPSHIDTFDPKPLLNKYAGQNLPTQNLATERPTGAALGSPFKFKKYGQSGIEVSEIFAKTAESIDDIAVIRSMHADVPNHEPSLMLMNCGDARQIRPSLGSWVCYGLGSQNQNLPAFVAMCPNGYPIQETQNWQSGFLPGAFEGAYLDTQHTAIEQLIENIRNEAISLPRQREQLDLLAKLNLRHQQARQDDAALESRIQSYELGFRMQTEAAEAFDVSREPQYIRDMYGPGTQARQILIARRLVERGVRFVQVWHGEGQPWDSHDDLEIIHRKLAGECDQAIGALLVDLKQRGLLDETLVIWGGEFGRTPSVELPTAGANQGKVNGRDHNHYGFTTWLAGGGVKGGQVYGATDDFGFKAVENRVHVHDLHATILHLLGFDHERLTYRHAGRDFRLTDVHGQVVKQLIA, from the coding sequence ATGCCCCACCAACCTCGCCCGGAACATCTCGCTCTCACTCGTCGCGAGTTGCTGCAGCGTTGCGGCATGGGCCTCGGCGCGCTCAGCCTCGGCAGCATGCTGGCCGGCGAAGCGTCTTCCGCTGAAATCGCCAACCCGCTCCTGCCGCGGGTCGCGCACTTCCCGGCGAAGGCGAAGCACGTCATTCATCTCTTCATGAACGGCGGCCCCTCGCACATCGACACGTTCGATCCGAAGCCGCTGCTCAACAAATACGCCGGCCAGAACCTGCCGACGCAAAATCTCGCTACTGAACGTCCCACCGGCGCCGCCCTCGGCTCGCCGTTCAAGTTCAAGAAGTACGGCCAGAGCGGCATTGAAGTCAGTGAGATCTTTGCGAAGACTGCCGAGTCGATCGACGACATCGCCGTCATCCGCTCGATGCACGCCGACGTGCCGAATCACGAGCCGTCGCTGATGCTAATGAACTGCGGCGACGCTCGGCAGATTCGCCCCAGCCTCGGCTCGTGGGTTTGCTACGGCCTCGGCTCGCAGAATCAAAACCTGCCGGCGTTCGTCGCGATGTGCCCCAACGGCTATCCGATTCAGGAAACACAGAACTGGCAATCGGGCTTCTTGCCCGGGGCGTTCGAAGGCGCTTACCTCGACACGCAGCACACGGCAATCGAGCAGCTGATCGAAAACATCCGAAACGAGGCGATCTCGCTGCCGCGGCAACGCGAGCAACTCGATTTGCTCGCGAAGCTCAATCTCCGCCATCAGCAGGCTCGTCAGGACGACGCCGCGCTCGAGTCCCGCATTCAGTCGTACGAACTTGGTTTCCGCATGCAAACCGAGGCGGCCGAGGCGTTCGACGTCAGCCGCGAGCCGCAGTACATCCGCGACATGTACGGCCCCGGCACGCAGGCGCGGCAAATCCTCATCGCCCGTCGGCTCGTCGAGCGCGGCGTCCGCTTCGTGCAGGTGTGGCACGGCGAGGGTCAGCCGTGGGACAGCCACGACGACCTCGAGATCATCCACCGCAAGCTCGCCGGCGAGTGCGACCAGGCGATCGGCGCCCTCTTGGTCGACCTGAAGCAGCGCGGCTTACTCGATGAGACGCTCGTCATTTGGGGCGGCGAGTTTGGGCGCACGCCGTCGGTCGAACTACCGACGGCCGGCGCCAACCAAGGCAAGGTCAACGGCCGCGATCACAATCATTACGGCTTCACCACCTGGCTCGCCGGCGGCGGCGTGAAGGGGGGCCAAGTTTACGGCGCCACCGACGACTTCGGTTTCAAAGCGGTGGAGAACCGCGTCCACGTCCACGACCTGCACGCGACGATCTTGCACCTGCTCGGCTTCGACCACGAACGCCTCACCTACCGCCACGCCGGCCGCGACTTCCGCCTCACCGACGTCCACGGCCAAGTGGTCAAGCAACTGATTGCCTGA